The following coding sequences are from one Mycolicibacterium aichiense window:
- a CDS encoding cytochrome P450, which produces MTTRIMDEAARVLADPQAYTDEAGLHRALAHLRAHAPVSWVDVDGYRPFWAVTKHADIMDIERQNDLFTNDPRPMLVVQDLDDKLRADREAGAGLSTLIHIDDPHHRDLRKIGADWFRPKAMRALKARCDELAKMYVDQMVERGPVIDFAQEIAVNFPLYVILTLLGLPESDFPRMLKLTQELFGGDDSEFQRAEDKDAMIAVLLDFFGYFSALTASRRENPTEDLTSAIANATINGEPLSDMDTASYYVIVASAGHDTTSAGIAGGLLELIRNPGELQRLQNDASLMGTAVEEMIRCIVPVKEFMRTAQADTEVRGVRIAKGESVLLSYVSANRDEEVFADPMRFDVGRDPNKHLSFGYGVHFCLGAALARMEMNSFFTELVPRISSIELAGEPELMATTFVGGIKHLPIRYSLR; this is translated from the coding sequence ATGACGACCCGGATCATGGATGAAGCGGCGCGCGTGCTGGCCGACCCGCAGGCCTACACCGACGAGGCAGGGCTCCACCGCGCGCTCGCGCACTTGCGTGCGCACGCTCCCGTGTCGTGGGTGGACGTCGACGGCTACCGGCCGTTCTGGGCGGTCACCAAGCACGCCGACATCATGGACATCGAGCGGCAGAACGACCTGTTCACCAACGACCCCCGTCCGATGCTGGTGGTGCAGGACCTCGACGACAAACTGCGCGCCGACCGGGAAGCCGGGGCGGGCCTGAGCACGCTGATTCACATCGACGACCCGCATCACCGCGACTTGCGCAAGATCGGTGCCGACTGGTTCCGCCCGAAAGCCATGCGCGCGTTGAAGGCCCGCTGCGACGAGCTGGCCAAGATGTACGTCGACCAGATGGTGGAGCGCGGACCGGTGATCGATTTCGCCCAGGAGATCGCGGTCAACTTTCCGCTGTATGTCATTTTGACGCTGCTCGGCCTCCCGGAGTCGGACTTCCCCCGGATGCTCAAGCTCACCCAGGAGCTCTTCGGTGGCGACGACAGCGAGTTTCAGCGCGCCGAGGATAAAGACGCGATGATCGCGGTGCTGCTGGACTTCTTCGGTTATTTCTCGGCGCTGACCGCTTCTCGGCGTGAAAACCCCACCGAGGACCTGACGTCGGCGATCGCGAACGCCACGATCAACGGAGAACCGTTGTCCGACATGGACACCGCCTCCTACTACGTCATCGTCGCCAGTGCCGGCCACGACACCACCAGCGCCGGAATCGCCGGCGGACTCCTCGAACTCATCCGCAACCCGGGTGAGCTACAGCGTCTGCAGAACGATGCGTCCCTGATGGGCACCGCGGTCGAGGAGATGATCCGCTGCATCGTGCCGGTCAAGGAATTCATGCGCACCGCCCAAGCCGACACCGAAGTCCGCGGCGTTCGCATCGCCAAGGGCGAATCCGTACTGCTGTCCTACGTCTCGGCCAACCGCGACGAAGAGGTCTTCGCCGACCCGATGCGCTTCGACGTCGGCCGCGACCCCAACAAGCATCTGTCGTTCGGCTACGGCGTGCACTTCTGCCTGGGCGCAGCGCTGGCCCGCATGGAGATGAACAGCTTCTTCACCGAACTCGTCCCCCGCATCAGCTCCATCGAACTCGCCGGCGAACCCGAACTCATGGCCACCACCTTCGTCGGCGGTATCAAGCACTTACCGATCCGATACTCCTTGAGGTGA
- a CDS encoding 5-oxoprolinase subunit B family protein, whose product MVSNTIRDYGDRALLLECPSTDEVLALAATLLEARLPGVLDVVPTARTVLVTLADPADQAPTRQRLTRLRIDPGCVNHRPSGEADVTIDVVYDGPDLVDVARHTDMTPTEVIEAHTATPWRVGFGGFAPGFAYLVGGDSRLRVPRRDDPRTAVPAGSVGLAGDFSGVYPRSSPGGWQLIGRTDAVLWDIGRPQPALLLPGMWVRFRAITRGRS is encoded by the coding sequence GTGGTGTCCAACACAATTCGCGACTACGGCGACCGGGCGCTGCTGCTGGAATGCCCGTCCACCGACGAGGTGCTGGCACTGGCCGCAACCCTGCTCGAGGCCCGGTTGCCCGGTGTCCTGGACGTCGTGCCGACCGCCAGGACCGTGCTGGTCACACTCGCCGACCCGGCTGACCAAGCGCCGACGCGTCAGCGCCTCACCCGACTGCGCATCGACCCCGGGTGCGTCAACCATCGCCCGAGCGGCGAGGCCGACGTGACGATCGACGTGGTTTACGACGGCCCCGACCTCGTCGACGTTGCCCGGCACACCGACATGACACCCACCGAGGTGATCGAGGCCCACACCGCAACACCGTGGCGAGTCGGATTCGGTGGATTCGCACCGGGTTTCGCCTATCTCGTCGGCGGAGACTCCCGCTTGAGGGTGCCACGACGCGACGATCCCCGCACCGCGGTGCCGGCCGGATCAGTGGGCCTGGCAGGCGATTTCAGCGGAGTCTATCCGCGCTCCTCACCCGGTGGCTGGCAGCTGATCGGACGTACCGACGCGGTGTTGTGGGACATCGGACGCCCGCAACCCGCACTCCTGCTGCCTGGCATGTGGGTGCGGTTCCGGGCGATCACGCGGGGCCGGTCATGA
- a CDS encoding siderophore-interacting protein: MSFSPATVVDTFAPNPRLRRVRLRVEDPESLTLAPHPDCAVGVYFDQAAPNLGRTYSVRRQTGDLVDLDILVHPGGPGSTWAQTVRVGDRVGLDHARAWYRPPPSATWQLLVADLAGLPALARIMAESPPTVSSTVVVEVLDHDDLDYLPTPAGVTLIPSMGSGNGVAASQLAQLVGSLELPADGYCWFGGEAGASREVRKHLRGRGWTIDQYDVMGYWRQDSAAWDARFALVGDDFLAMYRQAIADGKSDKAAAEEFDDALERIGL, encoded by the coding sequence ATGAGCTTCAGTCCCGCGACCGTCGTCGATACGTTCGCTCCGAACCCCCGGCTGCGTCGCGTCCGGCTGCGGGTGGAAGACCCCGAATCGCTGACCCTCGCGCCGCACCCCGATTGCGCCGTCGGGGTGTATTTCGACCAGGCAGCACCGAACCTAGGCCGCACCTACTCGGTACGTCGCCAGACCGGAGACCTCGTCGACCTCGACATCCTGGTGCACCCCGGCGGCCCCGGCAGCACTTGGGCGCAGACCGTTCGGGTGGGCGATCGCGTCGGGCTCGACCATGCCCGCGCGTGGTACCGGCCGCCACCGAGTGCGACGTGGCAGCTGCTGGTGGCCGATCTCGCCGGGCTGCCGGCGCTGGCCCGCATCATGGCCGAGTCGCCGCCGACGGTGTCCAGCACGGTCGTGGTCGAGGTGCTCGATCACGACGATCTCGACTATCTGCCGACCCCGGCCGGCGTCACGCTCATACCCAGCATGGGCAGCGGAAACGGCGTCGCGGCGAGCCAGCTCGCGCAGCTGGTCGGCAGCCTCGAGCTCCCGGCGGACGGCTACTGCTGGTTCGGCGGAGAGGCGGGGGCATCGCGGGAGGTCCGCAAGCACCTGCGCGGCCGCGGCTGGACCATCGACCAGTACGACGTCATGGGGTACTGGCGGCAGGACTCGGCCGCCTGGGATGCGCGGTTCGCCCTGGTGGGAGACGACTTCTTGGCGATGTACCGGCAGGCGATCGCCGACGGCAAGAGCGACAAGGCGGCCGCCGAGGAGTTCGACGACGCCCTCGAGCGGATCGGCCTCTAG
- a CDS encoding ABC transporter substrate-binding protein, which translates to MSAQWTRRGFLGAAGAAGVLVAAACSSAKSGDDANPTSVTIKHIFGETTIAAPPKRVVSAGFTEQDDLLAVGVVPIAVTNWFGDQPFGVWPWAQAKLGSAQPVVLNLDNGIQVDQIAALKPDLIVAVNAGLDADTYKKLSAIAPTIAQSDDDAFFEPWKDQAAAVGTAVFQGRQMKQVIAGVDAKFADVAKNNPGFKDKKAVLLAGSFSGGTMTATLPGWRTDFLTAMGLQIADSITTYAVDDHRAAIPRDKLADALDSADVLIWCTESDADQAALSADPAVAKLATRNVFTGQDLAGAIAFASPLSYPVVADQLPPLLSRALA; encoded by the coding sequence GTGAGCGCGCAGTGGACGAGGCGTGGATTCCTGGGAGCCGCCGGGGCTGCGGGGGTGCTGGTTGCGGCGGCGTGCTCGTCGGCCAAATCCGGCGACGACGCCAACCCCACCTCGGTGACCATCAAGCACATCTTCGGCGAGACCACGATCGCCGCACCGCCGAAACGAGTCGTCAGCGCCGGCTTCACCGAGCAGGACGATCTGCTGGCGGTCGGGGTGGTCCCCATCGCGGTGACAAACTGGTTCGGTGATCAACCCTTCGGCGTATGGCCGTGGGCCCAAGCCAAGCTCGGATCGGCCCAGCCCGTTGTCCTCAACCTGGACAACGGGATTCAGGTGGACCAGATCGCGGCGCTCAAACCCGACCTGATCGTCGCTGTCAACGCCGGGTTGGACGCCGACACCTACAAGAAGCTGTCGGCCATCGCGCCGACCATCGCCCAGTCCGACGACGACGCCTTCTTCGAGCCATGGAAGGACCAGGCCGCTGCGGTGGGAACCGCGGTGTTCCAGGGCAGGCAGATGAAGCAGGTGATCGCCGGCGTCGACGCCAAGTTCGCCGACGTGGCCAAGAACAACCCCGGCTTCAAAGACAAGAAGGCGGTGCTGCTGGCGGGCAGCTTCTCCGGTGGCACGATGACCGCGACGCTGCCCGGCTGGCGCACCGACTTCCTGACCGCGATGGGCCTGCAGATCGCCGACAGCATCACCACGTATGCCGTCGACGACCACCGGGCCGCGATCCCGCGCGACAAGCTCGCCGACGCCCTCGATTCCGCCGATGTGCTGATCTGGTGCACCGAGAGCGACGCTGACCAAGCGGCGCTGTCCGCCGATCCCGCGGTCGCCAAGCTGGCCACTCGGAACGTGTTCACCGGCCAGGACCTGGCCGGGGCGATCGCCTTCGCCTCACCGCTGTCCTACCCCGTGGTGGCCGATCAGTTGCCGCCGTTGCTCTCACGCGCGCTGGCCTGA
- a CDS encoding peptide MFS transporter, translating into MADAVGTENAPAQRTFFGHPIGLANLFGVELWERFSYYGMLTILGYYLYYSLTEGGLGLPKATATGVVGAYGGLVYLSTVLGGWVADRLLGMERTVLYGGVVVMCGHIALAVLPGLTGVGVGLILIALGSGALKANASSLLGTLYEDGDPRRDGGFTLFYLGINLGSFVGPLITGLLQTKVGFHYGFGAAAVGMALGLTQYVVFRRNLGSHGRTPPNPLSRSHFVRTASIAAAVVVVVVVAFVFGLITLATLSQVTTGILIVASIGYFAVMLRSPRVEPLERTRVRAFIPLFIANAVFWSLFQQIFTVLAVYSDERMNWSIFGWRAPSNWIGSIEPVWIILLSPLFAAMWTKLGRRAPTTPSKFAYGVIGMGVAFLLFLPMAGTTGRTVPALFVAAIMAVFAISELMLSPIGLSVTTQLAPNVFRAQMMALYFFSVGLGTSMSGVLSGYYRPDREFAYFGILGAVAVVVGLVVWVFAPRVSRLMEGVH; encoded by the coding sequence ATGGCAGATGCCGTCGGAACCGAGAACGCGCCCGCGCAACGAACATTCTTCGGGCACCCCATCGGCCTGGCCAACCTCTTCGGAGTCGAGTTGTGGGAGCGGTTCTCCTACTACGGGATGCTCACGATTCTCGGGTATTACCTGTACTACTCGCTCACCGAGGGCGGGCTCGGCCTGCCCAAGGCCACCGCGACCGGCGTCGTGGGGGCCTACGGCGGCCTGGTGTATCTGTCCACGGTGCTGGGCGGCTGGGTGGCCGACCGGTTGCTCGGCATGGAGCGGACGGTGCTCTACGGCGGTGTCGTCGTCATGTGCGGCCACATCGCGCTGGCGGTGCTGCCCGGACTGACCGGCGTCGGCGTCGGCCTGATCCTGATCGCGTTGGGGTCCGGTGCCCTCAAAGCCAACGCTTCGTCGCTGCTGGGCACGCTCTACGAGGACGGTGACCCCCGTCGCGACGGCGGATTCACGCTGTTCTATCTCGGTATCAACCTGGGTTCGTTCGTGGGCCCGCTGATCACCGGTCTGCTTCAGACCAAGGTGGGTTTCCACTACGGGTTCGGTGCCGCGGCCGTCGGCATGGCGCTGGGCCTGACCCAGTACGTGGTCTTCCGGCGCAATCTCGGCAGCCACGGCCGCACCCCACCGAATCCGCTGTCCCGCAGCCATTTCGTGCGCACGGCGAGCATTGCTGCAGCGGTGGTGGTGGTTGTGGTCGTTGCCTTCGTCTTCGGTCTGATCACCCTGGCCACCCTGTCCCAGGTGACCACCGGGATTCTGATCGTCGCCTCGATCGGCTACTTCGCGGTGATGCTGCGCAGCCCGCGTGTCGAACCGCTGGAGCGCACGCGGGTTCGGGCGTTCATCCCGCTGTTCATCGCCAATGCGGTGTTCTGGTCGCTGTTCCAGCAGATCTTCACCGTGCTCGCGGTGTACTCCGACGAGCGGATGAACTGGTCGATCTTCGGTTGGCGCGCACCGTCGAACTGGATCGGCTCGATCGAACCGGTGTGGATCATCCTGCTGTCCCCGCTGTTCGCGGCGATGTGGACCAAGCTGGGCCGGCGCGCACCCACCACCCCGAGCAAGTTCGCCTACGGCGTCATCGGCATGGGTGTGGCATTTCTGCTGTTCCTGCCGATGGCGGGAACGACGGGGCGGACCGTTCCCGCGCTGTTCGTGGCGGCGATCATGGCTGTCTTCGCGATCTCCGAGCTGATGCTGTCGCCGATCGGGCTGTCGGTCACGACACAGTTGGCCCCCAACGTATTTCGAGCGCAGATGATGGCACTGTACTTCTTCTCGGTCGGACTGGGTACGTCGATGTCGGGTGTGCTGTCGGGGTACTACCGTCCGGACCGCGAGTTCGCCTACTTCGGCATCCTCGGTGCAGTCGCGGTCGTGGTGGGCCTCGTCGTGTGGGTGTTCGCACCGCGGGTGAGCCGGTTGATGGAGGGCGTCCACTAA
- a CDS encoding 5-oxoprolinase/urea amidolyase family protein, which produces MIALDVLRTGPLALLEDLGRPGLAHVGVTRSGAADRNAHRLANRLLANPDDRATVEITLGGFAARVRGGDVDVAVTGADSDPAVDGIPFGTNSIHRVRAGQVITLGTPRAGLRSYLAVRGGIDVEPALGSRSYDTMSGIGPRPLRAGDVLAVGTQSEQYPELDQAPVAAIAAGRIELRVVPGPRDDWFTDPDALVHTDWIATDRSDRVGMRLSGSPLTYRWPDRQLPSEGAIRGAIQVPPNGQPVILGPDHPVTGGYPVIGVVTDADTDTVAQIRPGQAVRLRWTTPRIPADGSQDW; this is translated from the coding sequence ATGATCGCACTCGACGTTCTGCGGACCGGACCCCTGGCGCTGCTGGAAGATCTCGGTCGGCCCGGTCTGGCTCACGTCGGGGTGACCCGCTCGGGGGCCGCTGACCGCAACGCACACCGGTTGGCCAACCGCCTGCTGGCCAACCCCGACGACCGGGCCACCGTGGAGATCACCCTCGGTGGGTTCGCCGCCCGGGTACGCGGCGGCGACGTCGACGTCGCCGTGACGGGCGCCGATTCCGATCCCGCTGTAGACGGAATTCCTTTTGGCACCAATAGCATTCATCGCGTTCGCGCCGGACAGGTGATCACACTCGGCACACCGCGAGCCGGCCTGCGCAGCTACCTCGCGGTGCGCGGCGGGATCGACGTCGAACCGGCGCTGGGCTCACGCAGCTACGACACGATGTCGGGAATCGGGCCACGGCCGCTGCGCGCGGGTGACGTGCTCGCGGTGGGCACCCAGAGCGAGCAGTACCCCGAGCTCGACCAGGCGCCGGTGGCCGCGATCGCCGCGGGCCGAATCGAGTTGCGCGTCGTACCCGGGCCGCGCGACGACTGGTTCACCGACCCGGACGCCCTGGTCCACACCGACTGGATTGCCACCGACCGAAGCGACCGGGTCGGCATGCGGCTGAGCGGTAGCCCCCTGACATACCGATGGCCCGATCGCCAGCTGCCCAGCGAAGGGGCCATCCGTGGCGCAATCCAGGTGCCGCCCAACGGCCAGCCGGTGATCCTGGGCCCCGATCACCCGGTGACCGGGGGCTACCCCGTCATCGGTGTGGTCACCGACGCCGACACCGACACGGTGGCCCAGATCCGGCCCGGCCAGGCCGTCCGACTGCGCTGGACCACACCCCGTATCCCAGCGGACGGCTCCCAGGACTGGTAG
- a CDS encoding LysR family transcriptional regulator ArgP: MSAPGEARLDAGQLAAFAAIVELGSFEAAADRLHVTPSAVSQRIKALEKQVGQVLLVRGKPCVATLAGTPLLRLAAQTAMLEAEAIAEMAGGGEGAPRPRIAMAVNADSMATWFVGVLSKLPDVLFDIRIEDQDHSARLLREGVAMGAVTTERAPVPGCRVHSLGVMRYLAVASADYVKRYLSDGFTAKAVEMAPSLAWNRDDALQDMLVRKAFGRAVKRPVSYVPTAEGFGAAVQAGLGWGMYPEQSAAQALADGSFVQVSDVHLDTPLFWQCWKLDSPLLESLTATVLDAADALRRS, from the coding sequence CTGAGCGCCCCCGGTGAGGCTCGCCTGGATGCGGGCCAACTCGCGGCGTTCGCCGCGATAGTCGAACTCGGCAGTTTCGAGGCGGCTGCCGATCGGTTGCATGTGACCCCGTCGGCGGTCAGCCAGCGCATCAAGGCTCTGGAAAAGCAGGTGGGGCAGGTACTGCTGGTTCGCGGAAAGCCCTGTGTGGCAACGCTGGCCGGCACACCGCTGCTTCGGCTGGCGGCGCAGACCGCGATGTTGGAGGCCGAGGCCATCGCCGAGATGGCCGGTGGTGGTGAGGGCGCGCCGCGCCCGCGGATCGCGATGGCGGTCAACGCCGACTCCATGGCGACGTGGTTCGTCGGGGTGTTGTCCAAGCTGCCCGATGTGTTGTTCGACATCCGCATCGAGGATCAGGACCACTCCGCCCGGCTGTTGCGGGAGGGTGTTGCCATGGGTGCGGTCACCACCGAGCGCGCCCCCGTGCCCGGCTGCCGGGTCCATTCGCTGGGCGTGATGCGGTATCTGGCGGTGGCCAGTGCCGATTACGTAAAGCGTTATCTTTCAGACGGTTTCACTGCGAAGGCGGTGGAAATGGCGCCGTCGCTTGCGTGGAATCGCGACGATGCACTGCAGGATATGCTGGTGCGCAAGGCGTTCGGTCGTGCCGTCAAACGTCCCGTCTCGTACGTGCCGACCGCGGAAGGCTTCGGTGCTGCGGTGCAGGCCGGCCTCGGGTGGGGGATGTATCCCGAGCAGTCGGCGGCGCAGGCGCTTGCGGACGGCTCGTTCGTCCAGGTCAGTGATGTCCACTTGGACACACCACTGTTCTGGCAGTGCTGGAAACTCGACAGCCCCCTGCTGGAATCTCTGACCGCGACCGTCCTGGACGCCGCCGACGCGCTGCGCCGGAGCTGA
- a CDS encoding TetR/AcrR family transcriptional regulator, producing the protein MVVEGRTYGGLSSLQRSQERRARLLDAARDLIAEVGVAPLTVDLVCQRARLSKRYFYAEFSTKDELLDACAEDLYSRLKAAMEVVLATVPKPARAHGVLRIVVQTLVASAADARLYMESPGFPRLRQLQQREISAFTERIAAEAMPFEGPPKPSVDRLLATRTMVTAATELIAAWLHGDIDTDEDTLVATLTATTLGAAGAV; encoded by the coding sequence ATGGTTGTCGAGGGACGCACCTACGGCGGGCTCAGCTCACTGCAGCGCTCGCAGGAGCGCCGTGCGCGGCTGCTCGACGCCGCGCGCGACCTGATCGCCGAAGTGGGCGTCGCCCCGCTGACCGTCGACCTGGTCTGCCAGCGGGCAAGACTGAGCAAGCGCTATTTCTATGCCGAATTCAGCACGAAAGACGAACTTCTGGACGCCTGTGCCGAAGACCTGTACAGCAGGCTCAAGGCTGCAATGGAGGTGGTGCTGGCCACCGTCCCCAAGCCCGCACGCGCCCACGGCGTCCTGCGCATCGTGGTGCAGACTTTGGTAGCCAGCGCAGCTGATGCGCGCCTCTACATGGAGTCGCCTGGATTCCCGCGGCTACGCCAGCTCCAGCAACGGGAGATCAGCGCGTTCACCGAACGCATCGCGGCCGAAGCAATGCCGTTCGAGGGACCGCCGAAGCCGTCAGTGGACCGCCTGCTGGCGACCAGGACGATGGTCACCGCAGCCACGGAGCTCATCGCCGCCTGGCTGCACGGCGACATCGACACCGACGAAGACACTCTCGTCGCCACGCTGACCGCCACCACACTCGGAGCGGCCGGGGCGGTCTGA
- a CDS encoding queuosine precursor transporter, protein MTSSQTTARADAPTPGFAQVGSRYYPVFVSVFTALVIISNVTATKGVAFGPVIGNWSIITDGGFIVFPLTYVIGDVLSEVYGFKAARRAIILGFAMNILAALAFWVTIYLPSADFYTNQEHFENIVHAYTQLIVAGLAGFIVGQTINAWTVVKIKERTKEKHLWARLVGSTFAGQLGDTLVFCSIAAGAIGITSFGDFVTYTALGWIYKTAVEVVMLPVTYRVIGYIKRHEPTYTLMV, encoded by the coding sequence GTGACAAGCAGCCAGACCACCGCACGCGCCGATGCCCCCACTCCCGGATTCGCGCAGGTCGGTTCTCGCTACTATCCGGTCTTCGTTTCGGTCTTCACGGCTCTGGTGATCATCTCCAATGTCACCGCCACCAAAGGCGTCGCCTTCGGGCCCGTCATCGGAAACTGGTCGATCATCACCGATGGCGGTTTCATCGTCTTCCCGCTGACCTACGTGATCGGCGACGTGCTGTCCGAGGTGTACGGATTCAAGGCCGCGCGCCGAGCCATCATCCTCGGCTTCGCGATGAACATCCTGGCGGCGCTGGCGTTCTGGGTGACGATCTACCTCCCGTCGGCCGACTTCTACACCAACCAGGAACACTTCGAGAACATCGTCCACGCCTACACCCAGCTGATCGTCGCCGGCTTGGCCGGCTTCATCGTCGGCCAGACCATCAACGCGTGGACCGTCGTCAAGATCAAAGAGCGCACCAAGGAAAAGCACCTGTGGGCGCGACTGGTCGGCTCGACCTTCGCCGGCCAGCTCGGCGACACCCTGGTGTTCTGCAGCATCGCCGCAGGCGCGATCGGCATCACCAGCTTCGGCGACTTCGTCACCTACACCGCGCTGGGCTGGATCTACAAGACGGCCGTCGAGGTGGTCATGCTCCCGGTGACGTACCGGGTCATCGGCTACATCAAGCGTCACGAGCCGACGTACACCCTGATGGTCTGA
- a CDS encoding AMP-binding protein yields the protein MREQYGALRSYAAGPDGAPLLDETIGANLERTAAAHAGVDALVEVATGRSWTYAELNREIDLVARALIASGIGKGDRVGIWAPNCAEWTVVQYATAKAGAILVTINPAYRTHELSYVLQHAGVRMLLSVSEFKSSHYRNMVAEVRQEVPDLTEVVFLDSSDWESLRQRGETVSTDQLRARMDTLTPSDPINIQYTSGTTGSPKGAVLSHRNILNNGYFVTDLINFGPGDRLCIPVPFYHCFGMVMGNLGCTTHGATMVIPSAGFDPAATLAAVEQERCTALYGVPTMFIAVLGHPDLAHRDVSSLRTGIMAGAPCPVEIMKRCVDELNMSEVSIAYGMTETSPVSCQTLHDDDLERRTATVGRAHPHVEVKIVDPETGAIVERGATGEFCTRGYSVMLGYWNDEGRTREAIDDEGWMHTGDLAVMRDDGYCTIVGRIKDMVIRGGENVYPREIEEFLHTHPDIDDVQVIGVPDPRLGEEVCAWIKMRPGSTPLDADGVRVFSAGKLAHYKIPRYVRVVDEFPMTVTGKVRKVEMRDEMVRLLDAQP from the coding sequence CTGCGCGAACAGTACGGTGCACTCCGGTCCTACGCCGCGGGACCTGACGGCGCCCCGCTGCTCGACGAGACGATCGGTGCCAACCTCGAGCGCACCGCCGCGGCACACGCGGGTGTCGACGCGCTGGTCGAGGTCGCGACGGGCCGGTCGTGGACCTATGCCGAACTGAATCGGGAGATCGATCTAGTGGCCCGGGCGTTGATCGCCTCGGGCATCGGCAAGGGAGACCGGGTCGGTATCTGGGCGCCCAACTGCGCGGAGTGGACCGTGGTGCAGTACGCCACCGCCAAGGCCGGCGCGATCCTGGTCACCATCAACCCCGCGTACCGAACTCACGAGCTGTCCTATGTGCTGCAGCACGCCGGCGTCCGAATGCTGTTGTCCGTCAGCGAGTTCAAGTCATCCCACTACCGAAATATGGTCGCCGAGGTACGCCAGGAGGTGCCCGATCTGACCGAGGTGGTGTTCCTGGACTCCTCGGACTGGGAGTCGCTGAGGCAGCGCGGGGAGACGGTGTCCACCGACCAGTTGCGCGCCCGAATGGACACTCTGACGCCGTCGGATCCGATCAACATCCAATACACCTCCGGGACAACGGGTTCCCCGAAGGGCGCAGTGCTCTCGCATCGCAACATCCTCAACAACGGATACTTCGTCACCGATCTGATCAACTTCGGTCCCGGCGATCGGCTGTGCATTCCGGTGCCGTTCTACCACTGCTTCGGCATGGTGATGGGCAACCTCGGCTGCACCACCCACGGCGCCACGATGGTGATTCCGTCGGCCGGCTTCGATCCGGCCGCGACTCTGGCCGCCGTGGAACAGGAACGCTGCACAGCGTTGTACGGGGTGCCGACGATGTTCATCGCGGTGCTCGGACATCCGGACCTCGCGCACCGTGACGTCTCGTCGCTGCGTACCGGCATCATGGCCGGTGCCCCCTGCCCGGTGGAGATCATGAAGCGCTGTGTCGACGAGTTGAACATGTCGGAGGTGTCCATCGCATACGGGATGACCGAGACCTCGCCGGTGTCCTGTCAGACGCTGCACGACGACGACCTGGAACGACGCACAGCCACCGTAGGACGCGCGCATCCGCACGTCGAGGTCAAGATCGTCGACCCGGAGACCGGTGCGATCGTAGAGCGCGGTGCGACCGGCGAATTCTGCACTCGCGGTTACTCGGTCATGCTCGGTTACTGGAACGACGAGGGCAGGACCCGAGAGGCGATCGACGACGAGGGCTGGATGCACACCGGCGATCTGGCGGTGATGCGAGACGACGGCTACTGCACGATCGTCGGCCGGATCAAGGACATGGTGATTCGCGGCGGCGAGAACGTCTATCCCAGGGAGATCGAAGAATTCCTGCACACCCATCCCGACATCGACGACGTCCAGGTGATCGGGGTGCCCGACCCGCGTCTCGGTGAGGAGGTCTGCGCCTGGATCAAGATGCGCCCCGGCAGCACACCCCTGGACGCCGACGGCGTGCGGGTGTTCTCGGCCGGAAAGCTTGCCCACTACAAGATCCCGCGATATGTGCGGGTGGTCGACGAGTTCCCGATGACCGTCACCGGGAAGGTGCGCAAGGTCGAGATGCGGGACGAGATGGTGCGACTGCTCGACGCGCAGCCTTAG
- the lysE gene encoding L-lysine exporter, producing the protein MTSPLLVGFLTSFTLIAAIGAQNAFVLRQGIRREHVLAVVSVCAVSDLLLITAGIAGIGALITAHPNTVAVAKIGGAAFLFGYGAMAARRALRSASMAPAQNGSTRLLSVLLTCLAMTFLNPHVYLDTVVLLGTLANQHADSRWLFGVGAVTASVVWFFSLGFGARRLAGLFATPLTWRILDGLIAVVMIGLGISLVVG; encoded by the coding sequence ATGACCTCGCCCCTGCTCGTCGGTTTCTTGACCTCGTTCACGCTGATCGCCGCCATCGGCGCCCAGAACGCGTTCGTCCTGCGCCAAGGCATCCGACGTGAGCACGTGCTGGCCGTGGTCAGCGTGTGTGCGGTCTCGGACCTGCTGCTCATCACCGCGGGCATCGCCGGTATCGGAGCCCTCATCACCGCGCACCCGAACACCGTTGCGGTAGCCAAGATCGGTGGAGCGGCCTTCCTCTTCGGCTATGGCGCCATGGCCGCACGCCGAGCGCTCAGATCCGCGAGCATGGCGCCGGCGCAGAACGGTTCCACCCGGCTGCTCTCGGTGCTGCTGACGTGTCTGGCCATGACTTTCCTCAACCCGCACGTGTACCTGGACACCGTCGTGCTGCTCGGGACCCTGGCCAATCAGCACGCCGATAGCCGGTGGTTGTTCGGCGTCGGCGCGGTGACTGCCAGCGTTGTCTGGTTCTTCAGCCTTGGCTTCGGTGCGCGCCGACTGGCCGGGTTGTTCGCCACTCCGCTGACGTGGCGAATCCTCGACGGCCTGATTGCGGTCGTGATGATTGGACTCGGCATCTCGCTGGTGGTGGGTTAA